From one Candidatus Margulisiibacteriota bacterium genomic stretch:
- a CDS encoding RNA-binding protein, with protein MSTSLYVGNLPWDVSEEELTRLFKDISQVDEVRAKIELDQLTGKSRGFGFIEVPDDKIEDVIQKMHGFELGGREIIVN; from the coding sequence ATGAGTACTAGCTTGTATGTAGGGAACCTTCCCTGGGATGTTTCCGAAGAAGAGTTAACCCGATTATTTAAAGATATAAGCCAGGTAGATGAAGTTCGTGCCAAAATAGAACTTGATCAACTGACCGGGAAGTCGAGGGGGTTTGGATTCATAGAAGTTCCTGATGATAAAATAGAAGATGTTATTCAAAAAATGCATGGATTTGAATTAGGTGGCAGGGAGATAATTGTCAACTAA
- the yqeK gene encoding bis(5'-nucleosyl)-tetraphosphatase (symmetrical) YqeK, translating to MSTNHSLLRKYLTTKRFKHSLEVARISQKIAEYYNYKKPENAYIAGLYHDIAKDMSTEELLATGKKYKYRFTSCELNSPATLHAPVSMLITKYELDITDRDILMAIKYHTTGRMKMSLLEKIVYLADIVEIGKKIDHALIVKKLVYSNINEAVKITARETLKHLLEKEKVICTKSLQCYNYYSMLAD from the coding sequence TTGTCAACTAACCACTCTCTTCTGAGAAAATACCTGACTACAAAACGTTTTAAACACTCTCTGGAAGTTGCCAGAATATCTCAAAAAATTGCTGAATATTATAATTATAAAAAACCTGAAAATGCCTACATAGCCGGACTTTACCACGATATTGCCAAGGACATGAGTACAGAAGAGTTACTGGCTACTGGTAAAAAATACAAATACAGATTCACTTCCTGCGAGCTTAATTCTCCGGCCACTCTACATGCTCCTGTAAGCATGCTTATAACCAAATATGAACTGGACATAACCGACAGGGATATATTAATGGCCATCAAATATCACACTACCGGAAGAATGAAAATGTCCCTACTGGAAAAAATTGTTTACCTGGCTGATATTGTGGAAATCGGGAAAAAAATAGATCACGCCCTGATAGTAAAAAAACTGGTTTATTCGAATATTAACGAAGCTGTAAAGATAACTGCCAGAGAAACGCTGAAGCACCTGCTGGAAAAAGAAAAAGTAATCTGCACCAAATCCTTACAATGCTACAACTATTATTCGATGCTTGCCGACTGA